A single genomic interval of Spirosoma taeanense harbors:
- a CDS encoding RraA family protein, protein MKLVFVASVALSLLGPIRASVGQQISRDELIFLTPEWKGERFPDGRPKVPDAILKRMKLVTQEEAWSVLKGENYKYQFTGDWQTINPDSVLVGRALTATFMPGRPDVHRVTDEKGHTKDGRVKSQNAWPIDMLVKGDVYVVDQFGMHEDGPTIGDNLGNSIYAKTGNGIVYEGAVRDIAGLKEIGGFTSYFRSYHPSHHNPEGNLNTTLVGINRPTRIGKVMVMPGDVVLGRDGGVCFIPPHLAEKVVKTSEIIRLRDMFGHLRLREQKYTPGQIDSRWSAEIEKDFSQWLNAHVNELPVPKEQIQDYLKTRTW, encoded by the coding sequence ATGAAGCTGGTATTCGTAGCTAGTGTTGCGCTCAGTCTGCTTGGTCCGATAAGAGCATCAGTCGGCCAGCAGATTTCCCGCGATGAACTCATCTTTTTAACCCCCGAATGGAAAGGCGAACGCTTTCCTGATGGACGCCCCAAAGTGCCGGACGCAATTCTGAAACGGATGAAGCTGGTTACCCAGGAAGAAGCCTGGTCAGTGCTGAAAGGGGAAAATTACAAATATCAGTTCACCGGCGACTGGCAGACCATCAACCCCGACAGTGTGCTGGTGGGCCGCGCACTGACGGCTACATTCATGCCCGGCCGCCCCGACGTTCACCGTGTAACGGATGAGAAGGGCCATACCAAAGATGGCCGGGTTAAATCGCAGAACGCCTGGCCGATTGATATGCTCGTGAAAGGCGATGTGTACGTTGTTGATCAGTTTGGCATGCACGAAGACGGCCCCACCATCGGCGATAACCTGGGCAATTCCATTTATGCCAAAACCGGCAATGGTATTGTCTACGAAGGTGCCGTTCGCGACATTGCCGGTCTGAAAGAAATCGGTGGCTTTACGTCCTATTTCCGCAGCTACCATCCTTCCCACCATAATCCGGAAGGCAATCTGAACACAACCCTGGTTGGTATTAATCGGCCAACGCGTATCGGAAAAGTCATGGTTATGCCCGGCGACGTAGTGCTGGGCCGCGACGGGGGCGTTTGCTTTATCCCTCCGCATCTGGCCGAGAAAGTAGTGAAAACGTCGGAGATTATCCGGTTGCGGGATATGTTTGGCCACCTGCGCCTGCGCGAACAAAAATACACGCCCGGCCAGATTGACTCCCGCTGGTCGGCAGAGATCGAAAAAGATTTCTCGCAGTGGCTGAATGCGCACGTCAACGAACTGCCCGTACCGAAAGAACAGATTCAGGATTATCTGAAAACCCGCACCTGGTAA